The region CCTTCAACAACGGCGTCGATATTCATACCCAAACAGCCAGCAAGGTATTCCATGTGGGGCTCGACGAAGTAACCAGCGACATGCGTCGGAAGGCCAAAACCATCAATTTTGGTATCATTTACGGCATATCGTCCTTTGGCCTGGCGCAACGGCTCAAGATTCCGCGCAAAGAGGCAGGGCAGATCATTGAAGAGTATTTCGCGGGTTTCCCGGCGGTAAAAGACTACATCGACCAGTGCATCGAAAAAGCACGCGGCTTTGGCTATGCCGAAACCATACTGGGTCGTCGGCGGTACCTGCGCGACATCAACTCCCGCAACCAGACCGACCGTATGTTTGCCGAGCGTAACGCCGTGAACGCTCCCATTCAGGGCAGTGCTGCCGACATGCTCAAGATTGCCATGATCCAGATTCACGAGTTCATGCAGGCCGAGCGGTTGAAGTCCAAAATGATCCTGACCGTACACGACGAACTCGTCTTCGACGCCCACCGCGACGAAATCGACTTGTTGCGCGTGCGTGTAGACGAGATCATGAAGAACGCCATCCCGATGGGTGTAAAGATGGAAACTGGCATCGGCACGGGCGAGAACTGGTTGTTGGCGCACTAAGTAAGGATAAAGAGTTGTGGTACGAGTAGCTGGCTCGGGCATTTGCCCGTGCCTTCTCATATACGCGAGCATTCGCTCGCCAAACACAAAGCCCCATCCCAGGCCAATAAGCCAGGATGGGGTTTCTTGCCATTTATCCGGGCTATCAACCGACAACTCACTTTTCATAAGGCCGATATATAGAAAGTGGTAATCTTGAAAACCAATCACTTTCCTGTCTCCTCTTATGAAAAAGATACGCTACCAGATCGGCTTATCGGCACTCGTTTTCCTGCTTGTTTCGATTGCGGGCTTTGCCCAGACAAAATCCGCAAAAATCGACGCGCTCGTTCAGCAATATGTCGCCAACCGCCAGTTCAACGGCTCCGTGCTGGTGGCCGAAAAAGGGCAGGTGATTTTTAAGAAAGGCTACGGTATGGCCAATATGGAGTGGAATATTCCCAACGCGCCGGATACAAAATTCCGGCTGGGGTCCATTACCAAGCAGTTTACGGCCATGCTGATCATGCAACTGGTCGAAAAAGGGAAGCTGAAGCTGACCGGGAAAATCACAGATTATCTGCCCGACTACCCGAAAGCTACCGGCGACAAAATCACGATTCACCACCTGCTCACGCATACATCCGGCATCCCGAACTACACCAACTTTCCCAAATTCTTCGAAACACAAAGTCGGGAGCCAGTTACGCCCGAATCGTTTATAAAGACGTTCTCGAACATGCCACTGGACTTTGAGCCGGGTACCAAATTTTCCTACAGCAACTCGGGCTACTTCCTGCTGGGTACTATCATCGAGAAAGTAACGGAAAAATCGTATGCTGAGGTATTGAACGAAAACATCCTTAAACCTGCGCAGATGATCAATACGGGCTACGATCTGTTTGGCCCCATTATACCCAAACGGGCAGCGGGTTATGAAAAGAAAGGGAATGCTTACGTAAATGCCCCTTATCTGGATATGTCGATTCCATATGCGGCTGGGTCGATGTACTCGACCGTCGAGGATTTGTACCGCTGGGATCAGATTTTGTATACCGACAAACTACTGTCGGCCAGTGGAAAAGCGGCTATGTATACTCCGTTCATTGACGGCTACGCGTACGGATGGGGTGTTGGAAAAGCAAAGATTGGCCAGCTAAAAGACAGTCTGTTAGTGATTGAGCACTCGGGTGGTATCAACGGTTTCAACACCATTATTAGCCGCTTGCCCAAAGACAAGCAACTGGTCGTTTTGCTGAATAATACGGGTGGGGCACCGCTCGGCGATATGCGCAAAAACATCATGCGCATCCTGTACGATCAGTCGGTAGAAGCCCCTAAAAAGCCCATTGCCGACCTGCTGCGCCAATCGGTGCTGAATGACCCTTTGGAAAAAACGAAACAAAAGTTTAGTGCCTGGAAAGCCGATAAAACCTATGCGGTGGACGAAAATGAGATCAACGCCCTCGGGTATGAACTCATGCGGGAAGATAAGGACAAGGAAGCACTGGTTGTCTTTAACCTCAATGCCGATGCGTTTCCGGAATCGTATAATGTCTATGACAGTCGGGGTGAATTGTATAAAAACATGGGTAACAAAGTAGCTGCCATTCAGGATTACAAAAAGTCGGTGGCACTTAACCCGCGCAATACCAATGGGTTTTTGATGCTAAAAGAGTTGGGAGAGACTGTTGAGGTGCCCAAACAGGAAGGCGTTGTCGTGGATAAAGCTACGCTGGAATCGTATGTTGGCGAGTATCAGTTAGCACCAAGTTTCTCCATTGTCATCACGCGTGAAGGCGACAAACTATACGGGCAGGCTACCGGACAAAGTCGCTTCGAACTCTTCCCCGAATCCAAAACCAAATTTTATCTGAAAGTCGTTGATGCCCAAGTAACCTTCTCCAGCAATGACAAAGGCGAAGTAGAGCAACTTACTCTGCACCAGAATGGGCAGAATATGCCGGGCAAACGGCTGCGCTAATTGTTTGATAAATTGAATAATTCTAAGGTAACGGCGGGTGACATTCAGCAAGAGTGTTGCCCGCCGTTATTTCTGTTGGTCATTATAAATGGATTGCTTCCGATCAAACGAGTGACTCATCTTTTTTGTCCAGAATAATTTAAACGTTTAAACAAGCTTTGGAGCCAGTGGGTGAAGCTTATCACCCGCGATACAGACCGTAATTGTATCGGCTGGCTAATAAATTAGAACATTTGGGGAATAGGGAACAATTTTGCACTTTTTTTATTTGCGTGATAGAGTAGGCCATGCTCAACGGTGGTCTATAGTGAGCTTTCTCTGTTGAAAGAATTCACGAGCTGTCAGAAAAATAGTACGCTGCAAATGAAAAAAAGTCTGTTACCACTTGCCATTGGGGGCTTCGGTATTGGTATGACCGAGTTCGTCATCATGGGTATCCTGCCCGACGTGGCCAGTTCCCTCCAAATCTCCATTCCCGTTGCCGGACACCTGATCTCGTCGTATGCGCTGGGCGTCGTTTTGGGCGCTCCGTTGCTGGTGGGCATTGCCGGGAATTACCCGCCTAAGAAAATTCTGCTGGGCCTGATGGCTTTATTTACGTTTTGTAACGCCCTTTCGTCGTTTGCGCCAAACTATGAGATCATGATGATTACCCGTCTGCTGTCGGGCTTGCCGCATGGTGCGTTCTTTGGCGTTGGGGCTGTGGTTGCCAGTCGGCTGGCAGGCAAAGGAAAAGAAGCGCAGGCAATTTCGATGATGTTTGCCGGTCTTACCGTGGCCAACATTATTGGCGTACCGCTGGGCACCTATATCGGTCACACCATGAGCTGGCGCATTACGTTCATTATTATAGCCGCTGTGGGGTTGGCTACCATGTTCTGCATTCAGAAATTATTGCCGGTGATGCCCGTAGTAGGGGAGTCTAGCCTGCGTAAAGACCTGAAACTGTTCACTCGGGTAGAGCCCTGGCTGATTCTGGGCATTACAGCCATCGGCACCGGCGGTTTGTTTGCCTGGTTCAGCTACATCGCCCCCTTGCTGACTGAAGTTGCTCATTTTGGCAGCAGCCAGATTACCTGGATACTGATTCTGGCAGGTCTGGGCATGGCTACCGGTAACCTGATTTCCGGCCGCACCGCCGACCTGATCTCACCCAGCAAAGCAACCGCGCTATTTTTACTGCTGATGACCTGTAGCCTGATCGGCGTGTATTTTGTGGCGCAGTATCAAATACCGTTGCTGATCATGACCTTCATTACGGGAGCTATTGCCTTCTCGCTGGGTGCACCGATACAAATTTTAATGATCCGGGCCGCCAATGGCTCCGAAATGCTGGCTTCGTCGGTTAGTCAGGCGGGGTTTAATATGGGCAACGCGCTCGGTGCCTACCTGGGAGGTTTGCCCATTGCCGCCGGATTGGGCTATGCTTCGCCCGAATGGGTAGGTGCTGCACTGGCATTTGCTGGTTTTGGTCTGGCTATGGTGGTTTATTTCCGGCAGAAAGAAAAAGGCGTAGACGAAACCGAAGAAGTCACTCACTATGAACTGGTAGCTGGTCATTAGTTGAATTGAGTGAATAGGTGAATAGTGGAGTAAGTGAAGTAGGACTTACTGACTCCACAAGCTTACCGATTCAACAATATTTTACCTTACTTATCAACGGATTCTGTACTTTACGCAGAATCCGTTTTTTGTTTCTAACCAATTGACCTTATGAATTTTTTACTGATCGTTTTTATTCTGGCGCTGGTCGTTATCTACCTCTCTGTTGTCATTGTACAGCAGGGTACTGTTGCCGTCATTACCGTATTTGGGAAGTACGCTCGTGTGCTTCGGCCGGGGCTAAACTTTAAAATTCCATTTATCGAAGTTATTTACCGCCGTATCTCAATCCAGAATCGCTCCGTCGAACTGGCGTTTCAGGCCATTACCGCCGATCAGGCCAATGTCAATTTCAAAGCCATGCTGGTGTATTCGGTCCTGAATCAGGAAGAAGAAACTGTTAAAAATGTGGCCTTTAAGTTCATCGACGAAGCCTCCTTCATGCAGGCACTGATTCGAACCATCGAAGGCTCCATCCGGAGCTTTGTGGCTACCAAACGACAGTCGGAGATTTTGGCGCTACGCTCCGAAATTATCGAGCACGTAAAATCGCAGCTTGACACCCTGCTCGAAAGCTGGGGCTATCACCTCACCGATCTACAGCTCAACGACATTGCATTCGATGAGGTCATTATGCGGTCGATGGCGCAGGTCGTAGCGTCATCGAACCTGAAAGCAGCCGCCGAAAACGAAGGTCAGGCGTTGCTCATCACGAAAACCAAAGCTGCCGAAGCAGAAGGAAATGCCATTCAGATTTCGGCTGAAGCCGAGAAAAAAGCGTCGCAGTTACGCGGTCAGGGGGTGGCTCTTTTCCGGGAGGAGGTTGCCAAGGGTATGGCCGAATCAGCCAAAGTAATGACAGAGGCCAAGCTGGATGCTTCGCTGATTCTGTTCTCGATCTGGACGGAGGCCATCAAGCATTTTGCCGAGAATGGGCGGGGCAACGTTATTTTCCTGGATGGCTCAACCGATGGGATGGAGAAAACGATGAAGCAGTTGCTGGCTGTTCAAACCCTGAACAGTGGTATCGAATCGAGTGGTATCATCGCACCACCACCTGTATCTGGTAGACAATAGCCTGATAAAATTCGATAAATGTTGGGAACGTTACGCCTTTCATTTGTTGATCCTAACAAACCTGATTCACGCACAAATGACAAACCTGCTTTTTCCTACCGATTTTTCGAATTATACATCAGCCGCTTTGGACTGGGTTCGCCTGTTTGCGCGCAAAACGGGGGCTACTGTCACGCTGCTCCATATGTACCAGCCCATGTTGCCCGATACCACCTTGCCAACCGTCGGCGACCCTGGTCTGGGCGTGATGGCATCCATGGAAATTGAGGACATAAGCCGTAAGCGGCTCAACGAACTCGCTACTGAACTTCAGGCGGAAGGTTTATCCGTAACGGCTGAATGGCGCATTGGCTCGGTCGATGATGGCA is a window of Spirosoma linguale DSM 74 DNA encoding:
- a CDS encoding beta-lactamase (PFAM: beta-lactamase; TPR repeat-containing protein; Tetratricopeptide TPR_2 repeat protein~SMART: Tetratricopeptide repeat~KEGG: mxa:MXAN_2364 beta-lactamase); its protein translation is MKKIRYQIGLSALVFLLVSIAGFAQTKSAKIDALVQQYVANRQFNGSVLVAEKGQVIFKKGYGMANMEWNIPNAPDTKFRLGSITKQFTAMLIMQLVEKGKLKLTGKITDYLPDYPKATGDKITIHHLLTHTSGIPNYTNFPKFFETQSREPVTPESFIKTFSNMPLDFEPGTKFSYSNSGYFLLGTIIEKVTEKSYAEVLNENILKPAQMINTGYDLFGPIIPKRAAGYEKKGNAYVNAPYLDMSIPYAAGSMYSTVEDLYRWDQILYTDKLLSASGKAAMYTPFIDGYAYGWGVGKAKIGQLKDSLLVIEHSGGINGFNTIISRLPKDKQLVVLLNNTGGAPLGDMRKNIMRILYDQSVEAPKKPIADLLRQSVLNDPLEKTKQKFSAWKADKTYAVDENEINALGYELMREDKDKEALVVFNLNADAFPESYNVYDSRGELYKNMGNKVAAIQDYKKSVALNPRNTNGFLMLKELGETVEVPKQEGVVVDKATLESYVGEYQLAPSFSIVITREGDKLYGQATGQSRFELFPESKTKFYLKVVDAQVTFSSNDKGEVEQLTLHQNGQNMPGKRLR
- a CDS encoding major facilitator superfamily MFS_1 (PFAM: major facilitator superfamily MFS_1~KEGG: abu:Abu_1991 putative transport protein AraJ) codes for the protein MKKSLLPLAIGGFGIGMTEFVIMGILPDVASSLQISIPVAGHLISSYALGVVLGAPLLVGIAGNYPPKKILLGLMALFTFCNALSSFAPNYEIMMITRLLSGLPHGAFFGVGAVVASRLAGKGKEAQAISMMFAGLTVANIIGVPLGTYIGHTMSWRITFIIIAAVGLATMFCIQKLLPVMPVVGESSLRKDLKLFTRVEPWLILGITAIGTGGLFAWFSYIAPLLTEVAHFGSSQITWILILAGLGMATGNLISGRTADLISPSKATALFLLLMTCSLIGVYFVAQYQIPLLIMTFITGAIAFSLGAPIQILMIRAANGSEMLASSVSQAGFNMGNALGAYLGGLPIAAGLGYASPEWVGAALAFAGFGLAMVVYFRQKEKGVDETEEVTHYELVAGH
- a CDS encoding band 7 protein (PFAM: band 7 protein~SMART: band 7 protein~KEGG: fph:Fphi_0538 hypothetical protein), with translation MNFLLIVFILALVVIYLSVVIVQQGTVAVITVFGKYARVLRPGLNFKIPFIEVIYRRISIQNRSVELAFQAITADQANVNFKAMLVYSVLNQEEETVKNVAFKFIDEASFMQALIRTIEGSIRSFVATKRQSEILALRSEIIEHVKSQLDTLLESWGYHLTDLQLNDIAFDEVIMRSMAQVVASSNLKAAAENEGQALLITKTKAAEAEGNAIQISAEAEKKASQLRGQGVALFREEVAKGMAESAKVMTEAKLDASLILFSIWTEAIKHFAENGRGNVIFLDGSTDGMEKTMKQLLAVQTLNSGIESSGIIAPPPVSGRQ